The following proteins come from a genomic window of Acinetobacter baumannii:
- a CDS encoding ethanolamine ammonia-lyase subunit EutB — MSYRNIVANQQYHFADLKTLMAKATPLRSGDELAGVAARDATEHVAAQMTLADVPLKTFLNEVVIDYETDEITRLIIDEHDLAAFAPISHFTVGDFRNWLLGEDATPESLKALASGLTPEMVAAVSKIMRNQDLIYVASKCEVVTQFRNTIGLKGHLSTRLQPNHPTDDVLGISASILDGLMYGNGDAVIGINPATDNLHNLSELLKLLDHVIQEYQIPTQSCVLTHISSGIQLAEKNVPIDLMFQSIAGTQLANEGFGISLDLLQEGYEATLSLKRGTIGQNVMYFETGQGSALSSNAHHGVDQQTLETRAYAVARKYNPLLVNTVVGFIGPEYLFNGKQIIRAGLEDHFCGKLLGVPMGCDICYTNHADADQNDMDVLLTLFGAAGINFIMGIPGSDDVMLNYQTTSFHDALYLRQLLGLKPAPEFSAWLEQQGIFKQQNSQICWADHMPDQFSRLLMN, encoded by the coding sequence ATGAGTTATCGCAATATTGTCGCCAATCAACAGTATCACTTTGCTGACCTAAAAACGTTAATGGCCAAAGCTACACCGTTACGTTCAGGCGATGAGTTAGCAGGTGTAGCTGCCAGAGATGCAACCGAACATGTTGCGGCACAAATGACTTTGGCTGATGTGCCATTAAAAACCTTTTTAAATGAAGTTGTAATCGATTATGAAACTGATGAAATTACACGACTGATTATTGATGAACATGATCTGGCAGCCTTTGCCCCTATTTCACATTTTACAGTAGGCGATTTTAGAAATTGGCTACTTGGAGAAGATGCCACTCCAGAAAGCTTAAAAGCATTAGCATCGGGTTTAACCCCAGAAATGGTGGCTGCTGTCAGCAAAATTATGCGCAATCAAGATTTGATTTATGTCGCCAGCAAATGTGAAGTGGTCACCCAATTTCGCAACACAATTGGTTTAAAAGGACATCTTTCTACCCGTTTACAACCGAACCACCCTACCGATGATGTGCTCGGTATTTCAGCCAGTATTTTAGATGGGTTGATGTATGGCAATGGTGATGCCGTAATTGGCATTAACCCTGCCACGGATAACCTGCATAATTTGTCAGAGCTACTGAAATTGCTTGATCATGTCATTCAGGAATATCAAATTCCAACGCAATCTTGTGTACTTACGCATATCAGCTCAGGCATTCAACTGGCTGAAAAAAATGTACCGATTGATTTAATGTTCCAATCAATTGCCGGCACCCAACTGGCTAATGAAGGTTTTGGAATTTCACTTGATTTACTACAAGAAGGATATGAAGCCACCCTCTCACTCAAGCGCGGAACCATTGGACAAAACGTCATGTACTTTGAAACAGGTCAAGGCAGTGCCCTATCAAGCAATGCTCATCACGGCGTTGACCAACAAACATTAGAAACTCGTGCCTATGCGGTGGCCCGTAAATACAATCCGCTTTTAGTGAATACAGTCGTTGGTTTTATTGGCCCCGAATATCTCTTTAACGGTAAACAAATTATACGTGCAGGACTGGAAGATCACTTCTGCGGTAAGTTACTTGGCGTGCCAATGGGCTGCGACATTTGTTATACCAACCATGCCGATGCCGACCAAAATGATATGGATGTACTTCTTACTCTATTTGGCGCCGCAGGCATTAACTTTATAATGGGGATTCCGGGTTCAGACGATGTCATGCTCAACTATCAAACAACATCATTCCATGATGCCCTCTATTTAAGACAACTCCTCGGTTTAAAACCCGCTCCTGAGTTTTCAGCTTGGCTTGAACAGCAAGGTATTTTTAAACAACAAAACTCTCAAATCTGTTGGGCAGACCACATGCCCGACCAATTCTCTCGTCTGCTCATGAACTAG
- the eutC gene encoding ethanolamine ammonia-lyase subunit EutC, with protein MKLNRDIQYPSSTHQDQWEKLKQFTDARIALGRAGCSIPTRALLEFQLSHAQAKDAVYQEMDVSYLSEQLTQRQLQSLRVQSNAPNKEIYLKRPDLGRQLSDQSKEALIKKYAENTQQYDVCIVVGDGLSARAIEANAIAFIAALSEQIQQENWSLAPIVLATGSRVALGDEVAEIFKASMLVMLIGERPGLSSPDSMGIYYTWNAYSGCLDSKRNCISNVRSAGLSIPVAVQRLMALMRKSKQLGFSGVNLKDEHQLSNIDHNENVKLLF; from the coding sequence ATGAAACTGAACCGTGATATTCAATATCCATCTTCTACTCATCAAGATCAGTGGGAAAAACTTAAACAGTTTACTGATGCCCGTATTGCTCTGGGCCGTGCGGGTTGTAGCATTCCAACACGTGCCTTACTTGAGTTCCAGTTGTCGCATGCGCAAGCAAAAGATGCGGTTTATCAAGAGATGGATGTTTCCTACCTCTCGGAGCAATTAACACAACGGCAGCTGCAAAGTCTGCGTGTACAAAGTAATGCACCTAATAAAGAAATTTATCTTAAACGTCCAGATTTAGGACGTCAGCTTTCAGATCAATCAAAAGAAGCCTTAATTAAGAAGTATGCAGAAAACACGCAACAGTATGATGTTTGTATTGTGGTCGGTGACGGTCTCTCTGCAAGAGCGATTGAAGCAAATGCCATCGCATTTATTGCAGCGCTAAGTGAACAAATTCAGCAAGAAAATTGGAGCCTTGCCCCGATTGTACTTGCAACAGGAAGCAGAGTTGCTTTAGGCGATGAAGTTGCAGAAATTTTTAAAGCATCCATGTTAGTCATGCTGATTGGAGAACGCCCTGGTTTAAGCTCTCCTGACAGTATGGGAATTTACTACACATGGAATGCATATTCAGGCTGTCTCGATTCCAAACGCAACTGTATTTCAAATGTTCGCTCAGCAGGTTTAAGTATTCCGGTTGCTGTACAACGTTTAATGGCATTAATGAGAAAATCAAAACAGCTTGGCTTTTCAGGAGTGAATTTAAAAGATGAACATCAACTTTCAAATATCGACCATAATGAAAACGTAAAGCTTTTATTTTAA
- a CDS encoding glutamine amidotransferase encodes MNTTNAFPKTIYAIQHLAFEDLGSLEDVFYQLGFRVRYFEAGVDDLTPAFTHDGLTIILGGPIGVYETEDYPFLKDEIALLKQRLAADKPTLGICLGAQLIAHALGAKVYAGHQKEIGWGALSLSLRPNQVLSPLLNNVHVLHWHGDTFDLPENAVLLASSEIYTNQAFEVGNNILALQFHIETTEENFEKWLIGHTCELRNAKISIPKLREENLQYAQALEHAAFEVIQKFLKRIGYSG; translated from the coding sequence ATGAACACAACAAACGCCTTCCCTAAAACCATTTATGCCATTCAGCATCTTGCTTTCGAAGACCTAGGTTCATTAGAAGATGTTTTTTATCAACTTGGGTTTCGTGTCCGCTATTTTGAAGCAGGTGTGGATGATTTAACCCCTGCTTTTACACATGACGGTTTAACTATTATTTTAGGCGGCCCAATCGGAGTTTATGAAACCGAAGATTATCCGTTTTTAAAAGATGAAATCGCTTTACTTAAACAACGCTTGGCAGCAGATAAACCTACACTTGGTATTTGCCTAGGCGCACAGCTTATTGCGCATGCACTTGGCGCCAAAGTATATGCAGGCCATCAAAAAGAAATTGGCTGGGGAGCCTTAAGCTTAAGTTTACGTCCTAATCAGGTATTATCACCTTTGCTTAATAATGTGCATGTTTTACACTGGCATGGCGACACTTTTGACCTGCCTGAAAACGCAGTGTTATTAGCGAGTTCAGAGATTTATACTAATCAGGCATTTGAAGTTGGAAATAATATTCTTGCCTTGCAGTTTCATATTGAAACAACAGAAGAAAATTTTGAGAAATGGCTCATTGGCCATACATGTGAACTTCGTAATGCCAAAATTTCAATTCCGAAACTACGAGAAGAAAACTTACAATATGCTCAAGCACTTGAACATGCTGCATTTGAAGTTATTCAAAAGTTTCTAAAACGAATCGGATATAGTGGTTAA